TGAAACTGGACACCGAGTTCGTCGGCCGGGACGCGCTCGCGGCCCAGCAGGAGGCCGGCGTCGACGACCGCTTCGTCGGCTTCAAGCTGACCGAGCGTGGCGTCCCGCGGCACGGCTACGCGATCACGACGCCCGACGGCGAGGAGGTCGGCACCGTCACCAGCGGGACGATGAGTCCGACGCTGGACGAACCGATCGGTCTCGGCTACGTGCCCGCCGAGTACGACGAGGCCGGGACCGAGATACGGGTGGTCGTCCGCGACCGCCCGAAGGACGCGCGGATCACCGACACACCTTTCGTACAATGAGCTTCGACGCACCCGACGACCGCGGCTACCTGGAATCGCACGAGTGGGCACACGAGGACGACGGCACCGTCCGCATCGGCATCACCGACTTCGCGCAGGACGAACTCGGCGACGTGGTGTTCGTCGAGGTGCCGGACGTGGGCGACGACGTGACCAAGGGCGACGAGTTCGGCGTCGTCGAGAGCATCAAGGCCGTCTCGGACCTGTACTCACCCGTCTCCGGCGAGGTGACGGCAGTCAACGAAGAGCTGTTCGACGCCCCCGAACTCGTCAACGACGACCCATTCGGCGACGGCTGGATGCTGGCGGTCGACCCGTCCGACCCGGACGAACTGGACGAACTCATGTCCGCGGCGGAGTACCGCGAGCAGGTGGAGTAGACGGAACCCCGTCGCTACGGTCCCTCCCGTCAGTCGTCCGCGGCCGGGTCCCGCTCGGCCAGCAGCCCCTGAGCCATGAGCCGCCGTGCGATCACGACGAGCCCGTTGCCAAAGCCCCGGCCGAAGATAGCCTGTTCCTCACCCGTCTCCGGGATGATCGAACTCACGAGGATCGTCGACCGGTCGACGAGCAACAGCCGGCCGATCGCCGTCTCGGTCTCGGCATCGCTGTGGAGCCACTCCAGCCCCGAGATGAACGTCTCTGCGCGCGGCACGGCGTCGCGGATGCGCTCCTCCAGCGACGCCGTCACCGCGCCGACCAGCAGGTCGATGTCGTCGTCGACGGCGTTCAGGTCGTTCACCAGGTCCTCCGTCAGGAGGTCGCCGTCAGCGACGACCAGCACCACCTCGGTGTCGGCCTCCGCCACGAGGTCCCCCGTCCTGTTCGCGACCGCCGCCTTCCCGGACATCGACCACACCTCCTGTACCGGGCTGTCGTCCCCCGTGTCGACCGGTTCGGCCTCGTCGAGCGCGTTCCGAAGCCGGTCGACACGGCTCTCGTACTGGGTGCGGAGCGTCTCCGCCGCCTCCTCCAGCGGCACGGCCCGGAACCGCTGGGGGCTGGTGTGCTGGACCTCGACGAGGCCCTGTGCCTCCAGCACGCGGATCGCGTCGTAGATGCGCGTCCGAGGCACCTCGACGACCTCGCTGAGCTGTTTCGCAGTCCCGGTCTCCATGCGCGACAGCCCGACGAAGCATTTCGCCTCGTACTCCTTGAGACCGAGCTGCTGAAGGACGTCTATCGCTTCTTCCAAAGTGTTGTCTCGATTCATGTGTCCCAACCTATAGCCGGGTGACCCCGGCAGTCCCCGGACGTTCTCCCCCGAGTCAGATATGCGTTGTTACTGTCCGGGCAGGTACCATTCACGGGCGACAGGAACGCAACTATCCGGACTGCGGCCGCGTTCGGCGGCGAGCCGTCGTCGGACACTGTATCTCGCCGACGAAGTCTGTTACTCACTTGATCACAAAATGGTTATACGGACGGGGAGTGAGTAGCTAACTGGCACGCGGTCAGGAACTGTGTCCCAACCACCGATCCGCCGTGTGCCGACTCTGCCGCATTCCGCGGCGGAGTTTCGTACTGCGATCTCGTGATGTTATTCGGATAGTAACAACAACGCTATTGTGGCGGTCGCCCCTGTCTGTACTGGATGAAAGATGGGAATCACCCTGTCGAAGACGAAACGGTTCGCCGGCAGTTCGAATGGTCGGACACGAGTCCGTCCGTCGCGGTCGCCGAGACCGTCGCGCTCGCAGCCGACAGCGAGCCGACGCTGATCGATCCGCTGTTCGAGGAACTCGACCCGGGGGCGCTCGACGCAGTCGTCCGATCGGACGGCGCGGCGGAGCCGACGGTGTCGTTTACGGTCTGTGAGTACGAAGTGACCGTCAGCAGTGACGGCGAGGTCGTGGTGCGACCTGCGGAACGCAGCGCGTGAACGACGGGCGAGGCAGTGCGGGCCGTGTCAGTCGTCGCTGGCCACGGTGTCGAGAAGCGATCCGAGCGACGCTGCGGCCTGTTCGTCCGGCTGGTAGCTGACGAGCCGGGACTCCGGGTCGTACGCGACGATGTCGTGTTCCGCTAGCCTCGGCAGGTGTATGTGATGAAGTTCGACCGCGACGGACTCCCTGTCTTTCGCGTCCCCCGTCCCGGGCGGGGGCTTGTGGACGTTGTCGACGAGCTCCTCCAGCGACACCGGTCCGGTTGCCTCGTGGTGCAGGAAGTTGACCGTTTTCCGACGAGACTCGTCCGCCATCAGATCAAGGTGTGCGTCCCGCT
This sequence is a window from Halostella salina. Protein-coding genes within it:
- the gcvH gene encoding glycine cleavage system protein GcvH, with amino-acid sequence MSFDAPDDRGYLESHEWAHEDDGTVRIGITDFAQDELGDVVFVEVPDVGDDVTKGDEFGVVESIKAVSDLYSPVSGEVTAVNEELFDAPELVNDDPFGDGWMLAVDPSDPDELDELMSAAEYREQVE
- a CDS encoding TrmB family transcriptional regulator → MNRDNTLEEAIDVLQQLGLKEYEAKCFVGLSRMETGTAKQLSEVVEVPRTRIYDAIRVLEAQGLVEVQHTSPQRFRAVPLEEAAETLRTQYESRVDRLRNALDEAEPVDTGDDSPVQEVWSMSGKAAVANRTGDLVAEADTEVVLVVADGDLLTEDLVNDLNAVDDDIDLLVGAVTASLEERIRDAVPRAETFISGLEWLHSDAETETAIGRLLLVDRSTILVSSIIPETGEEQAIFGRGFGNGLVVIARRLMAQGLLAERDPAADD
- a CDS encoding HalOD1 output domain-containing protein, whose protein sequence is MKDGNHPVEDETVRRQFEWSDTSPSVAVAETVALAADSEPTLIDPLFEELDPGALDAVVRSDGAAEPTVSFTVCEYEVTVSSDGEVVVRPAERSA
- a CDS encoding DUF7344 domain-containing protein; protein product: MSDAQRDAHLDLMADESRRKTVNFLHHEATGPVSLEELVDNVHKPPPGTGDAKDRESVAVELHHIHLPRLAEHDIVAYDPESRLVSYQPDEQAAASLGSLLDTVASDD